The Burkholderia ubonensis genome has a window encoding:
- the arsC gene encoding arsenate reductase (glutaredoxin) (This arsenate reductase requires both glutathione and glutaredoxin to convert arsenate to arsenite, after which the efflux transporter formed by ArsA and ArsB can extrude the arsenite from the cell, providing resistance.) gives MITIYHNPRCSKSRETLALVESLNVAGIPLNVIEYLKTPPTVEALETLHRQLGCAVRDMLRDGEEPYKTLDLGRANLTDAEAYEAIAAHPVLLQRPIVVYGDKAAIGRPPELVRALFE, from the coding sequence ATGATCACGATCTACCACAACCCCCGATGCTCGAAATCGCGCGAGACGCTGGCGCTTGTCGAGTCGTTGAATGTCGCTGGCATACCACTGAACGTCATCGAGTATCTGAAGACGCCGCCGACGGTCGAGGCATTGGAAACGCTGCATCGTCAGCTCGGCTGCGCCGTGCGCGACATGCTCCGCGACGGCGAGGAGCCGTACAAGACGTTGGACCTGGGCCGCGCAAACCTGACGGACGCGGAGGCTTATGAAGCCATCGCCGCGCATCCGGTGTTGCTGCAGCGGCCGATCGTCGTATATGGAGACAAGGCCGCCATTGGTCGTCCGCCCGAGTTGGTGCGCGCGCTTTTCGAATAA
- a CDS encoding zf-HC2 domain-containing protein, which translates to MLPGKCKDVTRLLSDALDRPLTLHERMRVRMHLPGCSGCRAYRGQIAVLRVAAHAAAGGEGGAPDGGEE; encoded by the coding sequence ATGCTACCGGGGAAATGTAAGGATGTGACGCGCCTGTTGTCGGATGCGCTCGACCGTCCGTTGACGCTTCATGAGCGTATGCGCGTGCGCATGCATCTGCCGGGCTGCAGCGGATGCAGGGCCTATCGCGGGCAGATCGCGGTGCTGCGGGTGGCCGCGCATGCGGCGGCGGGGGGCGAGGGCGGTGCGCCGGATGGCGGGGAAGAGTGA
- a CDS encoding RNA polymerase factor sigma-70, with the protein MPSAYDDPAYLAQLRHDLLRFARLQLRDADAAEDAVQEALTAAWTHAGDFAGLSAHKTWVFGILRNKLIDVLRARQRTVNLSALDAERDGESVLERELFKDNGHWAPHAKPRPWPRPETLLQQQQFWMLFEICLNHLPEQIGRVFMMREFLDVEIDDICTELTLTTNHCSVLLYRARTRLRTCLSEKGLTTEDATGEM; encoded by the coding sequence ATGCCGTCCGCGTACGACGACCCCGCCTATCTTGCACAACTGCGGCACGACCTGCTGCGTTTCGCGCGCCTGCAACTGCGCGACGCCGATGCGGCGGAGGACGCGGTGCAGGAAGCGCTGACCGCCGCGTGGACGCACGCGGGGGATTTCGCCGGCCTGTCCGCGCACAAGACCTGGGTGTTCGGCATCCTGCGCAACAAGCTGATCGACGTGCTGCGCGCGCGGCAGCGCACGGTGAACCTGTCCGCGCTCGACGCGGAACGCGACGGCGAATCCGTGCTCGAGCGCGAACTCTTCAAGGACAACGGGCACTGGGCCCCGCATGCGAAACCGCGGCCGTGGCCTCGACCGGAGACGCTGCTGCAGCAACAGCAGTTCTGGATGCTGTTCGAGATCTGCCTGAACCATCTTCCGGAGCAGATCGGACGCGTGTTCATGATGCGCGAGTTTCTCGATGTCGAGATCGACGACATCTGCACGGAGTTGACGTTGACGACCAATCATTGCAGCGTGCTGCTGTACCGTGCGCGCACGCGCTTGCGCACCTGCCTGAGCGAAAAGGGGCTGACGACCGAAGATGCTACCGGGGAAATGTAA
- a CDS encoding NADPH-dependent FMN reductase, translating to MAHRIAVIVGSLRRGSWNRALARAVISLAPADLAFEFVEIGELPLYSQDYDADFPEVAKRFKQAIEAADGLLFVTPEYNRSIPGVLKNALDWGSRPWGANSWAGKPGAVLGTSPGATGTALSQQHLRNVLAYLDVATLGQPEMFIKHDPTRIDDEGRIVSDDTRKFLQGFVDRYAAWVRLNKGA from the coding sequence ATGGCACATCGCATCGCGGTCATCGTCGGCAGCCTGCGACGCGGATCCTGGAACCGCGCGCTCGCACGCGCAGTGATCTCGCTCGCGCCGGCCGATCTTGCGTTCGAATTCGTCGAGATCGGCGAGTTGCCGCTGTACAGCCAGGACTACGACGCGGACTTCCCGGAAGTCGCCAAGCGTTTCAAGCAGGCGATCGAAGCGGCCGACGGCCTGCTGTTCGTCACGCCGGAATACAACCGGTCGATTCCCGGCGTGCTGAAGAACGCGCTCGACTGGGGCTCGCGCCCGTGGGGCGCGAACTCGTGGGCGGGCAAGCCGGGCGCGGTGCTCGGCACGTCGCCGGGCGCGACAGGCACGGCCCTGTCGCAGCAGCATCTGCGCAACGTGCTCGCGTATCTCGACGTCGCGACGCTCGGGCAGCCGGAAATGTTCATCAAGCACGACCCGACGCGCATCGATGACGAAGGCAGGATCGTCAGCGACGATACGCGCAAGTTCCTGCAGGGCTTCGTCGACCGCTACGCCGCGTGGGTGCGCCTGAACAAGGGGGCCTGA
- a CDS encoding hybrid sensor histidine kinase/response regulator: MTSDRPADSRHHASADDWQDDGAYPSGAPEHDFAVRRVTLIVLLIAAIVLPCIYVAVMAYNDLKSREAAASDVTMRTVRVAEEHALKVFDLSETLDARIADLVQDMDDAAVRKDESDIHDALNEIGGGYPQVAAVSIFGASGKLLANSLYYPAPHTSIANRDDFLGIRDGKVIEHISRVMQGPRRLADTPVFNTGVARRHSDGSFAGMVSIALKSSYFNAFYRELIGGAKTPMTMALARADGAVLASYPPPPSLAHTDRTATFGNPHNDPRAGVVRVGHDDAGSEIVAYRQVGSYPVYVSCAYRTSAIWREWYEHLTVLFVSMFAPSFALWCVIWLSLKRLKAEEAAWDRWQAEASMRRSIESAYRQSRKMQALGNLVGSVAHDFNNLLMIISTNVQIARHRGVQQLDTELGAIERALKNGQSLTRQLLGVARKQPLHNETIDVGQWVGTCRELLKTSLGSKSSLTVAIEPGVWPIRVDVAELELAVINLAVNARDAMPIGGRFTVGARNVTLRREDGFPLTGDFVQISLDDTGSGMAPDVLARAFEPLFTTKPHGMGTGLGLPQVFAFCERSGGLATIDSAVGAGTSVRLYLPRANPLEVTAARPPAPVVVPAQDASPPAGLHVLLVEDNSEVAAGTEALLTLLGHRVTYAATADDALSLVEAAPADDGFDLVISDIHMPGRLNGIDLAEAIGRRPEKLAVILVTGYAEELDRTRGVNVRVLSKPFDIALLDEILHGIRDARDARHEAGT; this comes from the coding sequence ATGACGTCCGACCGGCCCGCCGATTCCCGCCACCACGCTTCCGCCGACGACTGGCAGGACGACGGGGCCTATCCGTCCGGCGCGCCCGAACACGATTTCGCGGTCCGCCGCGTGACGCTGATCGTGCTGCTGATCGCCGCGATCGTGCTGCCGTGCATCTACGTCGCGGTGATGGCGTACAACGACCTGAAGTCGCGGGAAGCCGCCGCGAGCGACGTGACGATGCGCACCGTGCGCGTCGCCGAGGAGCACGCGCTCAAGGTGTTCGACCTGAGCGAGACGCTCGACGCGCGCATCGCCGATCTCGTGCAGGACATGGACGACGCGGCGGTGCGCAAGGACGAATCCGACATCCACGACGCGCTCAACGAGATCGGCGGCGGCTACCCGCAGGTCGCGGCCGTGTCGATCTTCGGCGCGAGCGGCAAGCTGCTCGCGAACAGCCTTTACTATCCGGCGCCGCACACGTCGATCGCGAATCGCGACGACTTTCTCGGCATCCGCGACGGCAAGGTCATCGAGCACATCTCGCGCGTGATGCAGGGGCCGAGGCGGCTCGCGGACACGCCCGTGTTCAACACCGGCGTCGCGCGGCGGCACAGCGACGGCTCGTTCGCCGGGATGGTGTCGATCGCGCTGAAGTCGTCGTATTTCAATGCGTTCTACCGCGAGCTGATCGGCGGCGCGAAGACGCCGATGACGATGGCGCTCGCGCGCGCCGACGGCGCGGTGCTCGCGTCGTATCCGCCGCCGCCGTCGCTCGCGCACACCGATCGCACGGCCACCTTCGGCAATCCGCACAACGATCCGCGCGCGGGCGTCGTGCGGGTCGGGCACGACGACGCCGGCAGCGAGATCGTCGCGTACCGGCAGGTCGGCAGCTATCCGGTATACGTGTCGTGCGCGTATCGCACGTCGGCGATCTGGCGCGAGTGGTACGAGCATCTCACCGTGCTGTTCGTGTCGATGTTCGCGCCGTCGTTCGCGCTGTGGTGCGTGATCTGGCTGTCGCTCAAGCGGCTCAAGGCGGAAGAGGCCGCGTGGGACCGCTGGCAGGCGGAAGCGTCGATGCGGCGGTCGATCGAATCCGCGTACCGGCAGTCGCGCAAGATGCAGGCGCTCGGCAACCTCGTCGGCAGCGTCGCGCACGACTTCAACAACCTGCTGATGATCATCTCGACCAACGTGCAGATCGCGCGGCACCGCGGCGTCCAGCAGCTCGACACGGAACTCGGCGCGATCGAGCGGGCGCTGAAGAACGGGCAGTCGCTGACGCGCCAGCTGCTCGGCGTCGCGCGCAAGCAGCCGCTGCACAACGAGACGATCGACGTGGGGCAGTGGGTCGGCACCTGCCGCGAACTGCTGAAGACGTCGCTCGGCTCGAAGTCGTCGCTGACCGTCGCGATCGAGCCAGGCGTATGGCCGATCCGCGTGGACGTGGCGGAGCTCGAGCTCGCGGTCATCAACCTCGCCGTCAATGCGCGCGACGCGATGCCGATCGGCGGCCGCTTCACCGTCGGCGCGCGCAACGTGACGCTGCGCCGCGAGGACGGCTTTCCGCTGACCGGCGATTTCGTGCAGATCTCGCTCGACGATACGGGCTCGGGCATGGCGCCCGACGTGCTCGCGCGCGCGTTCGAGCCGCTGTTCACGACGAAGCCGCACGGGATGGGCACGGGGCTCGGGCTGCCGCAGGTGTTCGCGTTCTGCGAGCGTTCGGGCGGACTCGCGACGATCGACAGCGCGGTGGGCGCAGGCACCTCGGTGCGGCTCTATCTGCCGCGCGCGAACCCGCTGGAAGTGACCGCCGCCCGGCCGCCGGCCCCCGTCGTCGTGCCGGCGCAGGACGCGAGCCCGCCGGCGGGCCTGCACGTGCTGCTCGTCGAGGACAACAGCGAAGTCGCCGCCGGAACGGAGGCGCTGCTCACGCTGCTGGGTCACCGCGTGACCTACGCGGCGACCGCCGACGACGCGCTGAGTCTCGTCGAAGCGGCGCCGGCGGACGACGGCTTCGATCTCGTGATTTCGGACATCCACATGCCCGGCCGCCTGAATGGCATCGATCTCGCCGAAGCGATCGGGCGGCGGCCGGAGAAGCTGGCCGTGATCCTCGTGACGGGGTATGCGGAGGAACTCGACCGCACGCGCGGCGTGAACGTGCGCGTGCTGTCGAAGCCGTTCGACATCGCGCTGCTCGACGAGATCCTGCACGGCATCCGCGACGCGCGCGATGCGCGGCACGAGGCCGGCACCTGA
- a CDS encoding response regulator, whose amino-acid sequence MSLPIVIADDSLLARKLLTKALPGDWDVDIAYAANGREALALYRDGKASVMFLDLTMPDMNGYQVLETLRHEDLNTFVIVVSADIQPQARERVRELGAIAFVAKPVTSEALLPILREYGLYA is encoded by the coding sequence ATGTCCTTGCCGATTGTGATTGCCGACGATTCGCTACTCGCTCGCAAGCTGCTGACAAAGGCGCTGCCGGGGGACTGGGACGTGGACATCGCATATGCGGCGAACGGCCGAGAGGCACTTGCGCTCTATCGTGACGGCAAAGCTTCCGTGATGTTTCTCGACCTGACGATGCCGGACATGAACGGCTATCAGGTTCTCGAAACACTGCGTCACGAAGATCTGAATACGTTCGTGATCGTGGTATCGGCCGACATCCAGCCGCAGGCGCGCGAGCGCGTGCGCGAGCTGGGTGCGATCGCGTTCGTCGCGAAGCCCGTGACGTCGGAGGCGTTGCTGCCCATTCTCAGGGAGTATGGGTTGTATGCCTGA
- a CDS encoding chemotaxis protein CheC, with protein sequence MPDSVFTAEQRDALQEIANLAMGRAAARLASLLGRFIELSVPRVRVVHASDAGKALREMTGIHDNVTAVRQGFRSDIKGEALVLCRTANVNRLAALVDHSFGDAAAGECARDDDDEVDAAGDETAARGETSSQDELVFDVANVLMGACVSSILDELGRTPVFFPPGLLGANVSFDDVFQPTVLAWSVALLLEVNLGLEDDAFRAHFVMLMAEDSIRLMGDALDALLSAL encoded by the coding sequence ATGCCTGACTCGGTGTTCACGGCGGAGCAACGCGACGCGTTGCAGGAAATCGCCAATCTTGCGATGGGCCGCGCTGCCGCACGGCTCGCGTCGCTGCTCGGCCGGTTCATCGAGCTGTCGGTGCCGCGCGTGCGCGTCGTGCATGCGTCCGATGCGGGCAAGGCGCTGCGCGAGATGACGGGCATTCACGACAACGTGACCGCCGTGCGCCAGGGGTTCCGCTCCGACATCAAGGGCGAGGCGCTCGTGCTGTGCCGCACCGCGAACGTCAACCGGCTCGCGGCGCTCGTCGACCACTCGTTCGGCGACGCCGCGGCGGGCGAGTGCGCACGCGACGATGACGACGAAGTTGACGCAGCCGGCGACGAGACTGCCGCGCGCGGCGAGACGTCATCCCAGGACGAACTCGTGTTCGACGTCGCGAACGTGCTGATGGGCGCGTGCGTGTCGTCGATCCTCGACGAGCTCGGCCGCACGCCGGTGTTCTTCCCGCCCGGGCTGCTGGGCGCGAACGTGTCGTTCGACGACGTGTTCCAGCCCACCGTGCTCGCGTGGAGCGTCGCGCTGCTGCTCGAAGTGAACCTCGGCCTCGAGGACGACGCCTTCCGCGCCCATTTCGTGATGCTGATGGCCGAGGATTCGATCCGCCTGATGGGCGATGCGCTCGACGCGTTGCTTTCCGCGCTATGA
- a CDS encoding sensor domain-containing diguanylate cyclase, with product MTAPAAPTASLSDLVIERVGFGLFVLDRAMNVLMWNRFMQDHSGVPPADDVIGRNLFDCFPDLPRAWLARKLESVFQLGSFAFSSWEQRPYLFRFEHDRPITGGVDFMQQDCTFMPLTRGREVEAVCVTISDVTHVSVMQREREEAVAKLREHANCDGLTGIANRRFFEERLRDEFARWQRYGGNLSVLLFDLDHFKTINDRFGHAVGDAVLREMALRVAGIVRAQDTFCRFGGEEFALLLPCTDLAEAMLVAEKVRCAIGVTPVDAEGVRVPVTASVGGASAMPGRASCDVLVNEADAALYRAKRLGRDRSVAFG from the coding sequence ATGACCGCCCCCGCTGCCCCGACCGCTTCGCTGAGCGACCTTGTAATCGAACGGGTCGGCTTCGGCCTGTTCGTGCTCGACCGCGCGATGAACGTGCTGATGTGGAACCGCTTCATGCAGGACCACAGCGGCGTGCCCCCCGCCGACGACGTGATCGGCCGCAACCTGTTCGACTGCTTTCCGGACCTGCCGCGCGCGTGGCTCGCGCGCAAGCTCGAGAGCGTGTTCCAGCTCGGCAGCTTTGCGTTCAGCTCGTGGGAGCAGCGGCCGTACCTGTTCCGCTTCGAGCATGACCGGCCGATCACGGGCGGCGTCGACTTCATGCAGCAGGACTGCACGTTCATGCCGCTCACGCGCGGGCGCGAAGTCGAGGCCGTGTGCGTGACGATATCGGACGTCACGCACGTGAGCGTGATGCAGCGCGAACGCGAGGAAGCGGTGGCGAAGCTGCGCGAGCACGCGAACTGCGACGGGCTGACCGGCATCGCGAACCGGCGCTTCTTCGAGGAGCGGCTGCGCGACGAGTTCGCGCGCTGGCAGCGCTATGGCGGCAACCTGTCGGTGCTGCTGTTCGATCTCGATCACTTCAAGACGATCAACGACCGGTTCGGCCACGCGGTCGGCGACGCCGTGCTGCGCGAGATGGCGCTGCGCGTCGCCGGGATCGTGCGCGCGCAGGATACCTTCTGCCGCTTCGGCGGCGAGGAATTCGCGCTGCTGCTGCCGTGCACGGATCTCGCCGAAGCGATGCTGGTGGCGGAGAAGGTGCGATGCGCGATCGGCGTCACGCCGGTCGATGCCGAGGGCGTGCGCGTGCCGGTGACGGCAAGCGTCGGCGGCGCGAGCGCGATGCCTGGGCGCGCATCCTGCGACGTGCTCGTCAACGAGGCCGACGCCGCGCTGTATCGCGCGAAGCGGCTCGGCCGCGACCGCTCGGTCGCGTTCGGCTGA
- a CDS encoding alpha/beta fold hydrolase, with translation METNVTAVPPASPQSAHPVFVFVHGAWHGAWCYAHVMAALAARGHLSIARDLPAHGINARFPASYFQRPLDREAFGAEPSPVANTTLDDYASQVMQAVDDAYALGHGKVVLVGHSMGGIAITAAAERMPEKIAKIVYLAAFMPASGVPSLDYVRAPENQGELLGQLMLASPRTTGALRIDPRSDDAAYRAAARRALCDDVPQAEYEAVANLMSCDVPAAPFATAIPTTAARWGALDRHYIKCLQDHVMLPALQQRFIDEADAFTPDNPTHVHQLDSSHSPFVSQPAVLAGVLADIAKS, from the coding sequence ATGGAGACGAACGTGACAGCCGTGCCGCCCGCATCCCCGCAGTCCGCCCACCCGGTTTTCGTGTTCGTGCACGGCGCATGGCACGGCGCGTGGTGCTACGCGCACGTGATGGCCGCGCTGGCCGCACGCGGCCATCTGTCGATCGCGCGCGACCTGCCCGCGCACGGGATCAACGCCCGCTTTCCCGCATCGTACTTCCAGCGGCCGCTCGATCGCGAAGCGTTCGGCGCCGAGCCGTCGCCGGTCGCGAACACGACGCTCGACGACTACGCGTCGCAGGTGATGCAGGCGGTCGACGACGCGTATGCGCTCGGCCACGGCAAGGTCGTCCTCGTCGGGCACAGCATGGGCGGCATCGCGATCACGGCGGCCGCCGAACGGATGCCCGAGAAGATCGCGAAGATCGTCTACCTCGCGGCGTTCATGCCCGCGTCGGGCGTGCCCAGCCTCGACTACGTGCGCGCGCCGGAAAACCAGGGCGAGCTGCTCGGCCAGCTGATGCTCGCGAGCCCGCGCACGACCGGCGCGCTGCGCATCGATCCGCGCAGCGACGACGCCGCGTATCGCGCGGCGGCCAGGCGCGCGCTGTGCGACGACGTCCCGCAGGCCGAATACGAGGCGGTCGCGAACCTGATGAGCTGCGACGTGCCGGCCGCGCCGTTCGCGACGGCGATCCCGACGACCGCCGCGCGCTGGGGCGCGCTCGACCGCCACTACATCAAGTGCCTGCAGGACCACGTGATGCTGCCCGCGCTGCAGCAGCGCTTCATCGACGAAGCCGATGCGTTCACGCCGGACAACCCGACGCACGTGCATCAGCTCGACAGCAGCCATTCGCCGTTCGTGTCGCAGCCGGCGGTGCTGGCCGGCGTGCTGGCGGACATCGCGAAAAGCTGA
- the hpnD gene encoding presqualene diphosphate synthase HpnD, with protein MAASNLVVDEQEIDAAAVTSGSSFYLAMRILPATQRDAMFQVYAFCRAVDDIADSDLPRAERAAGLERWRADIDACFAGRPPRHLAALTREIHAFNLQRDDFHAMIDGMAMDAAEDICAPDEPTLDLYCDRVASAAGRLSVRIFGMPEAEGIALSHHLGRALQLTNILRDIDDDAAINRCYLPRELLAREGIAITDPATIARAPALPRVCATLVERAIEHFRQADAVMDKCARAQVKAPRIMSGAYRCILDAAVARGFDAPRLPIRKPKARMLMIAARYALF; from the coding sequence TTGGCCGCTTCCAATCTCGTCGTGGACGAACAAGAAATCGACGCCGCTGCCGTCACATCGGGCAGTTCTTTTTATCTTGCGATGCGCATCCTGCCGGCGACGCAGCGCGATGCGATGTTCCAGGTGTATGCGTTCTGCCGCGCGGTCGACGACATCGCCGACAGCGACCTGCCGCGCGCCGAGCGCGCCGCCGGCCTCGAGCGCTGGCGCGCGGACATCGACGCGTGCTTCGCCGGCCGGCCGCCGCGCCATCTCGCGGCGCTCACGCGCGAGATCCACGCGTTCAACCTGCAGCGCGACGATTTCCACGCAATGATCGACGGCATGGCGATGGACGCCGCCGAAGACATCTGCGCGCCCGACGAGCCGACGCTCGACCTGTATTGCGATCGCGTCGCGAGCGCGGCCGGCCGCCTGTCGGTGAGGATATTCGGGATGCCCGAAGCGGAAGGCATCGCGCTGTCGCACCATCTCGGCCGCGCGCTGCAGCTGACCAACATCCTGCGCGACATCGACGACGACGCGGCGATCAACCGCTGCTACCTGCCGCGCGAGCTGCTCGCGCGCGAAGGGATCGCGATCACCGATCCGGCGACGATCGCGCGCGCGCCGGCCTTGCCGCGCGTCTGCGCGACGCTCGTCGAGCGCGCGATCGAGCATTTCCGGCAGGCGGACGCGGTGATGGACAAGTGTGCGCGGGCGCAAGTGAAGGCGCCGCGCATCATGTCGGGCGCATACCGCTGCATCCTCGATGCGGCGGTCGCACGCGGCTTCGATGCCCCTCGCCTGCCGATCCGCAAGCCGAAGGCGCGCATGCTGATGATCGCCGCGCGCTACGCGCTGTTCTGA
- the hpnE gene encoding hydroxysqualene dehydroxylase HpnE has product MPRTVHVIGAGLAGLSAAVELQRRGRRIVLHDAHAQAGGRCRSWFDATLNATLDTGLHLVFAGQPATQRYLRTIGAADQLDGPALPEFPVVDVGAQQRWTLRFGSRRWPSWLFDAASRAPGTTPLDYLSLVPLAFARTGRSLAQTMRCDGVLWDRWLRPYFLGALNVEPRHATAELARAVVLGTLAAGGPACRPLVARHGLGSAFVDPALRMLQHGGASIRLRSRLDALEFGANGHAVDALMIDGARVDLAPGDAVVLAVPPDVAQPLVPDLTAPDTYSAVVTAYFAAEPPPGCAVYTTVVNGVAVDAVRAAEGQLAATIRDAGRWLDTPRDTLARTIWQDVARVTGASVDAMPAWQLVIEPRAGFAAVPSQEMKRPAARTRWTNLALAGDWIATGLPATIEGAIRSGQKAADVLQQQ; this is encoded by the coding sequence ATGCCCAGAACCGTCCACGTGATCGGGGCAGGACTCGCGGGGCTGTCGGCCGCCGTCGAGCTGCAACGTCGTGGGCGCCGCATCGTGCTGCACGATGCGCACGCGCAGGCGGGCGGGCGTTGCCGTTCGTGGTTCGACGCCACGCTGAACGCGACGCTCGACACCGGACTGCATCTGGTGTTCGCGGGGCAGCCCGCGACGCAACGCTACCTGCGCACGATCGGCGCGGCCGATCAGCTGGACGGGCCGGCGCTGCCGGAATTCCCGGTCGTCGACGTCGGCGCGCAGCAGCGCTGGACGCTGCGTTTCGGCAGCCGCCGCTGGCCGTCGTGGCTGTTCGACGCCGCGTCGCGGGCGCCGGGCACGACGCCGCTGGATTACCTGTCGCTCGTGCCGCTCGCGTTCGCGCGCACGGGCCGCTCGCTCGCGCAAACGATGCGTTGCGACGGCGTGCTGTGGGATCGTTGGCTGCGGCCGTATTTCCTCGGCGCGCTGAACGTCGAGCCGCGCCATGCGACGGCGGAGCTCGCGCGGGCGGTCGTGCTCGGCACGCTCGCGGCCGGCGGGCCGGCGTGCCGCCCGCTCGTCGCGCGCCACGGGCTCGGCAGCGCATTCGTCGATCCCGCGCTGCGGATGCTGCAGCATGGCGGCGCGTCGATCCGGCTGCGCTCGCGGCTCGACGCGCTCGAATTCGGCGCGAACGGCCATGCGGTCGACGCGCTGATGATCGACGGCGCCCGGGTCGATCTCGCACCGGGCGACGCGGTCGTGCTGGCGGTGCCGCCCGACGTCGCGCAGCCGCTCGTGCCCGACCTGACCGCGCCGGATACGTATAGCGCGGTCGTCACCGCGTACTTCGCGGCCGAGCCGCCGCCGGGCTGCGCGGTGTACACGACCGTCGTCAACGGCGTCGCAGTCGATGCGGTGCGGGCCGCCGAAGGCCAGCTCGCGGCAACGATCCGCGACGCGGGCCGCTGGCTCGACACGCCGCGCGACACGCTCGCGCGAACCATCTGGCAGGACGTCGCGCGCGTGACGGGCGCGTCCGTGGATGCCATGCCCGCGTGGCAGCTCGTCATCGAGCCGCGCGCGGGGTTTGCGGCGGTGCCGTCGCAGGAAATGAAACGTCCGGCTGCGCGTACGCGCTGGACCAATCTCGCGCTGGCGGGCGACTGGATTGCCACCGGCCTGCCCGCCACGATCGAGGGTGCGATCCGCTCCGGCCAGAAGGCCGCGGACGTGCTCCAGCAACAATAA